The sequence ATGGCCAGGGGTTCTTGCCGGACGGACTCTATCGGATGCTGACAACGACGCTGCTTCGCCTCGCGGTAGACAGTACCCTGCCGCTTGACGAGGCCGAGCGCCGTTTGCTGCGCAGGGCCGCACCCAATGCGCTGCGACCCACCTTCGCCATTCAGGCAGTGGCCAACGATATCCCGCCCGACGTCGTCCAAAGGCTGCTTGGCCAGGCATCGCTGCAGACGAGTTCGCTGCCTGTCCGCTGGGGAGAGGAAGCGCAACTTACAAAGCATCGCGAGCGGTCGTGAACCTCACAGGTCGTCGCCGACGGATCCAGCCATTCTCATTTCCAGCGGGGCGAGAATATATCAATGGGGTTACGTGGGCGCCGACGATTGCGATCGCTACAAGAATTTCCTAGCGCAGCCGGATGCGCTCTGGATCGGCCCCAAGACTTCGCTAACTGCAGCGTGCTGACGCCCGTTCGCCGGACCGCTAAAGGGGGAATCCCAGCGCTATGCGGTGCGCGCGGATTTGTTTCTGGTTGGCCGGCGTGCGCTATTTGGGGCGGCAACCCCTGGCTGACAGCGAAAGAGCCAGTTGCAGCACGGCGCGAGATCCCCTTTGCAGTCGACAAGGCGTTGTCTGGAGAGTCGTGGGAAGCCCTCGCGAGGCGAGACGGTATCCTTGGCTATGGCAGGGCACTCCTCGGCAAGCGAAGCAAATGGCGCACGGTGCGCCTGCCCACGCGCGTCATTGACGCATTGCGAGCGGGTTGGGTTGATGGCGTACGTTATTTTGAGAATCCGGGAGACCAGGAGCTCTCCCTGCTCTCCCCTGTGGTGAATGCCTTCTACGCCCGCAGCACAGTCAATCCACATTAAGCTAAGCGCGGAGATACCAGCACTGACGGGGCCATGGTTTTCCCCGGATGGGCTCTACCGAATGCTGTCAACGGGCGTTGCAGCGCATCGCAGGGGATACGACGTTACTTCTTCATCAGGTGGAGCGGCAGCTGCTACGCCCCATCCATTGCGGAACACCTTCCTCGCCACCCATGCGGTAGCCAATGATGTCCCGACAGATGTCCTTCAAAGGCTGCTGGACCATGCCTCATTGCAAACGACTTCGCTGTATGTGCCCTCGGAGAGAAAGCGCACCTTACATGAAATCGCCAAGCTTTTTGAGAGCCATACGTGACAACAAGGGAAGAGTGCAATCCCAAGCGAACAGGATGATCGCTGCCATAGCGTCAACAGGGACGAGCCAACCCGCGTAGGGTCGGGCTGACCAAAACGCTCTAGTTGTTACACGAGCCGGTAATCAAGCTAGAGGCCAGCGGGGTACCAGCCGGCTACTGCGCCGCGGTTCACCAGAATGATCTCATTGGGAACGTGCCCCAGCTGCAGCACACTTCCTCCCCACTAAGACAAATGTCCGTCATCCGACAGGTGGGATTCAGCAGAGGCCCACGGCTTCATAAGCGACGGGATACTTGGCACCGGCCCATCCGACCTAGCGCGCATGGCGCCAAACCGGCAACGGCCGAGTTTTCGCACCAGAGTCGAATGCGATGACTGGCGAGGCGTGTGAGCTCCTTTAGCATTGGGCGCGTAGCCTGTCCGGCGTCTTGGCCCTGCACCGTGGCCAAAGTTGCAGCGAGGCCGCCCTCAGCCGACAAGCCCGCCGACCGCGCGGTTGTCTGTTCCGGCGTCGAGATCTGCGATGGCAGTGAGGAGCATCCTCATGCTTCTATATCCGGCCTTCGTGGCCCTTTCTCACTGCGGCAAGAACACCAAGATTGTGGGTCGCGGCGGGTAGCTTCTTGTAAGGTCACCAAATTGTAGTGTTTCGAGACTTTTACAAACGCAAAATCACCGTCTGTCCGGTTGCGACGTCGTGTGCCGCTAAGCATAGCTACGCACAGTGCGGCTTGCGCACAAGAGGACGGAGGTTCCGGAGTGTGCCTAATAGGCACACGTTCTTGGCGCCGTCACAACGGGCATAACCACAGGATGACTAGCCTATACACCATTGTTAGGCTGCGGGAGCGGAGCTCGTCTCGGCCTCCAGATGACCTTGTCATTCGAACAATGGGAAGGTGGGCCCTCACTGTGCCTAATAGGCGCGCTCAGCGAACGGCGCCAGGAGTGCGCCTATTAGACACACCGACGGTAGGCTGCGGTCGAGGGCGAGTGGGCCCGGCTCTAGCGGCGCCGTCAGCAGACTGGGACGCGTCCACGGTTGCGCGTGCCACAACCTCAGGCGGACCCACCGTCCTCTGGGAATTGGGTAACTTAAAGAGATACCTTTCCTCTAACACGGTAGTGGACGCCATTCTGTTGCGTTGGGACGGCCGGGTTACGACTTCAACTCATCATTGAGTTCGTTCGCGCTTCTATCCCCTGTAGGGATTTCGGACACGCCATGGGCCCACGGGTAAGCATTTCAGCCCGACTGAGACGACAAACACACTGGCCGGTAACGGCTTTTCGCCGGACAGTACTTGTTAGGTTCAAACGGGGTTGACGACCAGAGTACCGACTTGCCCGGCAAGCGTGTGGCGCGGCGCGCTTGTAGGTTCCATTCGTCTGTCACCTTTCCCACGCAGCCAGCCGCAAAGCTGATGCCCATTGACGTCCTGCAGCGCCTCCTCATATACGCTCCCAACAGACGACTTCATCCACGTCCAGGCAGAGCGCGCACGCGGCACAGACGAAGTGACGAAATATCTCAGCAACTGAAGTCACGCGATACAAGTTGTGCCTAATAGGCACACCTCGCGCCACCGCCGATTATGCCTAGAAGCACAGTTCTGGCGGCCGTAGGCACCCTCGCTCTGAGTCGGCCTTTTAGGCACACTTAAGCCGTAAAAAAACCCGCCATTGGCGGGCTTCTGATGTGACTAAACTGCGCATCAATTTGGAGTGCCACTGAATAGTTCGCTGATGAACTGGCGAATCCGCGTCTCCTGGGAGTCGGATAGAACTCCGGTTTTGATTTTTACTGTAAAGTTCTTTATATCCTTTGTGATGCTGCCCGCGTGGTTCTGACCAGCAAAGAACTTTTCGATGGAGCGCTCGCGAGCCGCTGAGCCCGACACTTTTTTAGTAGCCAATGCGGTTACGGCCGCGGCGAGCTTGCCCTGATCAAGATGGCCCCCGACGACATCGGTCCATAGTTCTCTAGTTGCCGACACACCCGCCTCTCCGTGTTTCTTCAGGCAAGACGCCAGTGCATCTGCGGCGTTACTCCCAAGAAGACTTGGCTGCAGGTCCAAGTCATGCTTCACGAAATCGGGCAAATCATAGAAAGCCATGAACTTGTAAAGCCCTCGCCTGGACAAGCCTACCGCCTCCGCAAGTCGTGTACGGTTCGGGAACTCCTTTTCCGAACGTTGAATAGACAAGGCGATCTCGTAGTCGGAAAGGTCGTCTCGGCCGATGTTTTCGACCAAGGCCAACACAATCATGTCCGCGTCGCTGCAGTCGACGACGACAGCCTTGATGTTCTCGAGCCCCAACATCTTATGTGCACGCCACCGGCGCTCACCGGCCACAAGTTGGAAACCTGGCTCAACGCGACGTACTACGATAGGCTGCAGTAACCCAACCTCGCGAATCGATTCAGCAAGCTCTGTCAGCTTGAGTTCATTGAAGGTGCGCCGCGGCTGCCAGGGGTTGGGAACAATATCCGCAACCGGCAGTTCCGAAGGCAACCCCGTCGCCTCTAACTCTTGAACCCTCAATTGCGCGGCAGCCAATGCGCCCGCCATACCTGGCGCTGTCTCAGTCCGATTTGCTCGACGAGTGGCATCCGGCTTACGGTCCGCCGTTGAGCGGATGTTCGCCGTCTTGGCGAGCATTTGTTCGCGAATGTTGCTCATTGTGCAGGCCTCCACTGTTTCACAAACATGTCGTCAACCCAACGGCAGTAATCCACCAGCGGCTGCCGAACACGCTGAAGCGACTTGGCTTGGCTGTGTGAGCTGCTGATGTCAAACACCGTGGTAAATGCCAGTGCGCCGGAGCTCATCACTGAGCTGGCAGGCACTTCAAAAGGGGCGAGCCAATGCCGATATGCACCTTGAGCCCAAGTTCGCACCACAGGAGCTGCCGATGTGGGCCCATAGTTAACTCGCGTCAAGAGCACTGACACGAAGTCGTACTTCTTATCGGCTTCGAATCTCATGAATGACTTTGCGACATCCGAAAAGAGTCGCCAGAACGACAAGGAGCTAAAGAAGTCCAGGTTTTCCGGCACCATGGGCATGACCATGGCATCGGCCGCCATCAATGCGTTCAAGTTGAGGTAGGACAGCGACGGCGAAGTATCCAGAATAATGTAGTCATACTTCTTTCGCAGTGGCTGGAGACCATCACGGAGTACCTGCCAGAATTTGAATCCTGGCACCTTCATCTGCATAGCAGGGAGGTGGTACTCCGCACCCACTAGTTCCGTGTGAGCCGGAATAACGTCCAGGCCATCCCAGTATGTCGATTGCAACTTCGCTTCCAAGCCACCTTCGACATCCTGGTTGTAAATGAAAGGCAGAATTGAGTCATCGGCGAATACCTCCTTCTCCGCGTACAAGCCGCACAACTCAGAAAGGGACGCCTGGGGGTCCAAATCGACGACCAGCACCTTACGGCCACGCAAGCTAAGGCCTTGCGCTAAGCACATAGTCGTAGTCGTTTTTGCGGACCCACCCTTCAATTGCGAAGTGATAATAATCTTGCCTTCGAAATCGCTAGGTCCAGCAACCAGCGGGGTCTGGTAGATGTCCGATACTTGTTGGACCCAATTTCTTGCCTCAGCCAAAGTAAACGTTCGGCCGCGACCAACGGTCTGCCCTTCAGGCAGCACACCGTCGCTATTCTTCGCCATGTGCAAGACCTGCTGACGGCTCAAACCACACAGCTCTGCAATTTCTGAAGTACTAAACATCGGTGCCGTCTTACGTGGCCGCGGCGCAAGAATCTGGTCACGTAACTCGACTGCGTAGTCGGTCACCACATCTGCAAAATCGCTAATCTCAGCTAGGGTGACCGTCGGGTCTATGGGCATCGGTTGACTGATATTCGCCATCGCAGCTCTTTTTCCGAAATTTGGACAAGCGCAGAATACAGCAATTGAGCAAACGCGTCCGCATA comes from Cupriavidus sp. P-10 and encodes:
- a CDS encoding tyrosine-type recombinase/integrase, which gives rise to MLSTGVAAHRRGYDVTSSSGGAAAATPHPLRNTFLATHAVANDVPTDVLQRLLDHASLQTTSLYVPSERKRTLHEIAKLFESHT
- a CDS encoding ParB/RepB/Spo0J family partition protein, with amino-acid sequence MSNIREQMLAKTANIRSTADRKPDATRRANRTETAPGMAGALAAAQLRVQELEATGLPSELPVADIVPNPWQPRRTFNELKLTELAESIREVGLLQPIVVRRVEPGFQLVAGERRWRAHKMLGLENIKAVVVDCSDADMIVLALVENIGRDDLSDYEIALSIQRSEKEFPNRTRLAEAVGLSRRGLYKFMAFYDLPDFVKHDLDLQPSLLGSNAADALASCLKKHGEAGVSATRELWTDVVGGHLDQGKLAAAVTALATKKVSGSAARERSIEKFFAGQNHAGSITKDIKNFTVKIKTGVLSDSQETRIRQFISELFSGTPN
- a CDS encoding ParA family protein yields the protein MANISQPMPIDPTVTLAEISDFADVVTDYAVELRDQILAPRPRKTAPMFSTSEIAELCGLSRQQVLHMAKNSDGVLPEGQTVGRGRTFTLAEARNWVQQVSDIYQTPLVAGPSDFEGKIIITSQLKGGSAKTTTTMCLAQGLSLRGRKVLVVDLDPQASLSELCGLYAEKEVFADDSILPFIYNQDVEGGLEAKLQSTYWDGLDVIPAHTELVGAEYHLPAMQMKVPGFKFWQVLRDGLQPLRKKYDYIILDTSPSLSYLNLNALMAADAMVMPMVPENLDFFSSLSFWRLFSDVAKSFMRFEADKKYDFVSVLLTRVNYGPTSAAPVVRTWAQGAYRHWLAPFEVPASSVMSSGALAFTTVFDISSSHSQAKSLQRVRQPLVDYCRWVDDMFVKQWRPAQ